A genomic window from Nodosilinea sp. FACHB-141 includes:
- a CDS encoding CatB-related O-acetyltransferase — protein MHGPHPTTRYPIPGITRTAFLNTLITNPNIVVGDYTYYDDFENPENFERNVLYHFDFVGDKLIIGKFCSIASDVKFIMNGGNHRTDWFTNYPFPVFGQGWESVMPSEWPHKGDTVIGHDVWIGYGATLMPGVQVGDGAIIAAQSVVTKAVPPYAVVGGNPAQVIRYRFDEATIEALLEVQWWHWEIEKITRHLPIICGADLQALQEALRTV, from the coding sequence TTTCTCAACACCCTCATCACCAACCCCAACATCGTCGTCGGCGACTACACCTACTACGACGATTTTGAGAATCCTGAGAACTTTGAGCGCAACGTGCTCTACCACTTCGACTTTGTCGGCGACAAACTGATCATCGGCAAATTCTGCTCCATCGCCTCCGACGTCAAATTCATCATGAACGGCGGCAACCACCGCACCGACTGGTTTACCAATTACCCTTTTCCCGTGTTTGGCCAGGGCTGGGAGTCGGTCATGCCCAGTGAATGGCCTCACAAAGGCGACACCGTCATCGGCCACGACGTGTGGATTGGCTACGGCGCGACCCTCATGCCCGGCGTGCAGGTGGGGGATGGGGCGATTATCGCGGCTCAGTCGGTGGTGACTAAGGCCGTGCCTCCCTACGCTGTTGTCGGCGGCAATCCCGCCCAGGTGATTCGCTACCGCTTCGACGAAGCCACCATTGAGGCCCTGCTAGAAGTTCAATGGTGGCATTGGGAGATTGAAAAAATCACCCGCCACTTGCCCATTATCTGTGGGGCTGACCTCCAGGCCCTGCAAGAGGCCCTCCGCACCGTTTGA